One Mycobacteroides salmoniphilum DNA segment encodes these proteins:
- a CDS encoding serine/threonine-protein kinase, whose translation MTVRVGETLSGRYRLQRLIATGGMGQVWEGTDSRLGRKVAVKVLKAEFSSDPEFIERFRAEARTVAMLNHPGIASVYDYGETDMDSEGRTAYLVMELVHGEPLNSVLKRTGRLSLRHSLDMLEQTGRALQVAHAAGLVHRDVKPGNILITPTGQVKLTDFGIAKAVDAAPVTQTGMVMGTAQYIAPEQALGHDATPASDVYALGVVGYEAVSGKRPFTGDGALTVAMKHIKETPSPLPADLPPNVRELIEITLVKNPQNRYTSGGPFADAVAAVRAGRRPPRPNQAPTISRATPAAIPPATQVRPAVGAPSRVAPPTSRTRQPTGSHRPPPPRRGTFSPGQKALMWAAAVLGIFAIIIAALILLRASEKKNDIPLPSATTSSSEAPSSPGSASPGALAPANIVALLPVDEPDPITGTKSP comes from the coding sequence ATGACAGTACGTGTGGGAGAAACGCTTTCGGGTCGCTACAGATTGCAGCGGCTCATTGCCACCGGCGGTATGGGCCAGGTGTGGGAGGGCACCGACAGCCGTCTGGGCCGCAAGGTGGCCGTGAAGGTGCTCAAGGCCGAATTCTCCTCGGACCCGGAGTTCATCGAGCGGTTCCGTGCTGAGGCACGCACCGTCGCCATGCTCAACCACCCGGGTATCGCCAGCGTGTACGACTACGGCGAGACCGATATGGACAGCGAGGGCCGCACCGCCTATCTGGTGATGGAACTGGTGCACGGCGAGCCCCTGAACTCGGTGCTCAAGCGCACCGGCCGCCTGTCGCTGCGTCACTCGCTGGACATGCTGGAGCAGACCGGCCGCGCCCTGCAGGTCGCGCACGCCGCGGGGCTGGTGCACCGCGACGTGAAACCGGGCAACATCCTGATCACGCCCACCGGGCAGGTGAAACTCACCGACTTCGGCATCGCCAAGGCCGTGGATGCCGCCCCGGTCACCCAAACCGGCATGGTGATGGGCACCGCCCAGTACATCGCCCCCGAACAGGCGCTGGGCCACGACGCCACCCCCGCCAGCGATGTCTACGCACTGGGAGTCGTTGGGTACGAAGCGGTTTCGGGCAAGCGCCCGTTCACCGGAGACGGCGCGTTGACGGTCGCGATGAAGCACATCAAGGAAACGCCGTCGCCGCTGCCGGCCGACCTGCCGCCGAACGTGCGCGAGCTCATCGAGATCACGCTCGTGAAGAACCCGCAGAACCGATACACCAGCGGCGGCCCGTTCGCCGATGCGGTGGCCGCGGTACGCGCCGGACGGCGCCCGCCCCGGCCCAACCAGGCACCCACCATCAGCCGGGCCACGCCGGCGGCCATCCCGCCCGCCACCCAGGTGCGGCCCGCCGTGGGGGCACCCAGCCGCGTCGCACCGCCCACGTCCCGCACCCGCCAGCCGACGGGCTCACACCGGCCGCCACCGCCCCGGCGCGGCACGTTCTCGCCCGGACAGAAGGCCCTGATGTGGGCCGCCGCGGTGCTGGGCATCTTCGCGATCATCATCGCGGCGCTCATCTTGTTGCGAGCCAGCGAGAAGAAGAACGACATTCCCCTCCCCTCGGCAACAACCTCGAGCAGCGAGGCACCCTCAAGTCCAGGTTCAGCTTCGCCAGGAGCGCTTGCGCCAGCTAATATCGTGGCTCTGCTTCCGGTCGACGAACCGGACCCGATCACTGGGACGAAATCACCGTAA
- a CDS encoding DUF881 domain-containing protein, with translation MPLVCALAGFLLAATHTVSGGNEIRRGDSPSPRLVDLVRETQKSVDRLSAARDGLASQMAAAREQSAGGDSKVAAALAETGEMADAAGVRPVTGPGLVVTLTDAKRDSYGRFPRDASPDDLVVHQQDVEGVLNALWSAGAEAIQMQDDQRLVASSVPRCVGNTLLLHGRTYSPPYVITAIGDADTMQAALDAAPLVTLYRQYVARFGLGYTVTRGHHLEVAGYRDAVGPGRAVPLQGP, from the coding sequence GTGCCCCTGGTCTGTGCGCTGGCCGGCTTTCTGCTGGCCGCGACGCACACGGTGTCGGGTGGCAACGAGATCCGCCGGGGCGACTCGCCATCGCCGCGGCTGGTGGATCTGGTGCGTGAGACGCAGAAGTCGGTCGACAGGCTCAGTGCCGCCCGTGACGGCCTGGCCAGTCAGATGGCGGCCGCGCGTGAGCAGTCGGCAGGGGGCGACAGCAAGGTGGCGGCGGCACTCGCGGAAACCGGCGAGATGGCCGATGCCGCCGGAGTGCGACCCGTCACCGGCCCCGGTCTGGTGGTGACGCTGACCGATGCCAAGCGCGACTCGTACGGCCGTTTCCCCCGGGATGCGTCGCCGGACGACTTGGTGGTGCATCAGCAGGATGTCGAGGGCGTGCTCAATGCCCTGTGGAGCGCGGGTGCCGAGGCGATCCAGATGCAGGATGACCAGCGCCTGGTCGCCAGCTCGGTGCCGCGATGTGTGGGCAACACGCTGCTGCTGCACGGCCGCACCTACAGCCCGCCCTACGTGATCACGGCCATCGGCGATGCCGACACCATGCAGGCGGCGCTGGACGCGGCGCCGTTGGTGACCCTGTATCGGCAGTACGTCGCGCGATTCGGCTTGGGGTACACGGTGACTCGTGGACATCATCTCGAGGTGGCCGGATATCGGGACGCGGTGGGGCCCGGCCGCGCGGTGCCGTTGCAGGGTCCGTAG
- a CDS encoding aminodeoxychorismate/anthranilate synthase component II: MRILVVDNYDSFVFNLVQYLGQLGVDAVVWRNDDPRLADTDAVAADFDGVLISPGPGTPESAGASIAMVHSCAKTGTPLLGVCLGHQAIGVAFGGTVDRAPELLHGKTSTVEHEDAGVLLGLPNPFTATRYHSLTILPDTVPEGLRVIARTASGVIMSVMHTEHPIHGVQFHPESILTEGGHRMLANWLTYCGAPLDEPLVRSLEAEVASALNGVSGRVAALGG; this comes from the coding sequence GTGCGCATCCTGGTCGTCGACAACTACGACAGCTTCGTGTTCAACCTGGTCCAGTACCTGGGCCAGCTCGGCGTGGACGCGGTGGTGTGGCGTAACGACGACCCGCGGCTGGCCGATACCGACGCGGTGGCCGCCGACTTCGACGGCGTACTGATCAGTCCCGGTCCGGGCACGCCGGAGAGCGCGGGGGCCTCCATCGCGATGGTGCATTCCTGTGCGAAGACGGGCACCCCGCTACTCGGGGTGTGTCTGGGACATCAGGCGATCGGGGTCGCGTTCGGCGGCACCGTCGACCGCGCGCCGGAGTTGTTGCACGGCAAGACGAGCACGGTCGAACACGAGGACGCCGGGGTGCTGCTCGGTCTGCCGAACCCGTTCACGGCCACCAGGTATCACTCGCTGACGATCCTTCCCGATACTGTGCCCGAGGGGCTCCGGGTAATCGCCCGCACGGCCAGCGGGGTAATCATGAGCGTCATGCACACCGAGCATCCGATCCACGGCGTGCAGTTCCACCCCGAGTCGATCCTCACCGAGGGCGGGCACCGGATGTTGGCCAACTGGCTCACCTATTGCGGTGCGCCCCTTGATGAACCGCTGGTGCGTTCGCTTGAGGCAGAGGTCGCGTCGGCGCTGAACGGGGTCAGCGGGCGAGTGGCCGCCCTCGGCGGGTGA
- a CDS encoding FHA domain-containing protein FhaB/FipA, with translation MQGLVLQLTRGGFLLLLWVFIWSVLRILRTDIYAPTGQLMANRGLNLRAIRPAKAGKRQMQYLLVTEGALAGTRITLGTQPILIGRADDSTLVLTDDYSSTRHARLSPRGPDWYVEDLGSTNGTYLDREKVTTALRVPQGTPVRIGKTVIELRS, from the coding sequence ATGCAGGGACTGGTGCTCCAGCTCACCCGCGGTGGGTTCCTGTTACTGCTGTGGGTGTTCATCTGGTCGGTGCTGCGCATCCTGCGGACCGATATCTACGCCCCGACCGGTCAGCTGATGGCCAATCGCGGGCTCAACCTGCGCGCCATTCGTCCCGCGAAGGCGGGCAAGCGGCAGATGCAGTACCTCCTGGTCACCGAGGGTGCACTTGCGGGCACGCGGATAACGCTCGGCACACAGCCCATTCTGATCGGCCGCGCCGACGACTCAACCCTGGTCCTGACCGACGATTACTCGTCGACGCGGCACGCGCGGCTATCGCCACGCGGGCCGGATTGGTACGTCGAGGATCTAGGATCGACCAACGGCACATATCTGGATAGGGAGAAGGTGACGACGGCACTGCGGGTTCCCCAGGGGACGCCGGTACGTATCGGTAAGACAGTGATCGAGCTGCGCTCGTGA
- a CDS encoding PH domain-containing protein — protein sequence MDNPTASATEWGPKPAGIAAAALVGVAFGIAVFLVADAPGRLLAAVAALGLLGFAAVSWRCRPKLRIVDEGLELQGLTRVTLLPRATVDSVKVTEFRRLGRRTRLLEIESGDDLIVLNRWDLGTDPRDVYEALRAARYRA from the coding sequence GTGGATAACCCGACCGCATCCGCCACCGAATGGGGCCCGAAACCCGCCGGCATCGCCGCCGCGGCGCTGGTCGGTGTCGCCTTCGGTATCGCCGTCTTCCTTGTCGCTGATGCACCCGGACGTCTGCTGGCCGCCGTGGCCGCCCTCGGTCTGCTGGGATTCGCCGCGGTGTCCTGGCGGTGCCGCCCGAAGTTGCGCATCGTCGACGAGGGTCTCGAGCTGCAGGGCCTCACCCGTGTCACGCTGCTGCCCCGGGCCACCGTGGACTCGGTGAAGGTCACCGAGTTCCGCAGGCTCGGTCGGCGCACCCGGCTGCTGGAGATCGAGTCCGGAGATGACCTGATCGTCTTGAACCGCTGGGATCTGGGTACCGACCCCCGCGACGTGTACGAAGCGCTGCGCGCCGCCCGCTATCGGGCGTGA
- a CDS encoding PP2C family protein-serine/threonine phosphatase has translation MTLVLRYAARSDRGLVRSNNEDSVYAGARLLALADGMGGHAAGEVASQLVIAALAPLDDDEPGGDLLDTLADAVYSGNGAIADHVRAEPELDGMGTTLTAFLFAGKRLGMVHIGDSRAYLMRDGELAQISKDDTFVQTLVDEGRITPEQAHNHPQRSLIMRALTGAPVEPTLIMREAQAGDRYLLCSDGLSDPVSHETIAEALEIPDVSAAADRLIELALRSGGPDNVTVVVADVVELDYGQTRPIVAGAISADDDTDTPPPNTAAGRAAAIQRTLKEPEPAEDESDSDTTDSDPAKPKKRRLRWLIAAVLVVLIALSGLAIGRRVVLNNYYVSAHEGNVSIMQGVQGSLLGYRLQRPDLVGCLDSRGDMSLVSYGEPASGLSCKYFKVSDLRPSERQQVEAGLPGGTLDQAIGQLRQLTKNALPPCAPPAPKTPPPAPTTAGRTPSTTSGSAAATTTTTRPSPTPTSTTSPGASTTPTTTSTPAPAPLPAPPQEPGVTCRTVS, from the coding sequence GTGACACTGGTACTTCGCTACGCCGCGCGTAGCGACCGCGGACTTGTGCGGTCGAACAACGAGGACTCGGTCTATGCCGGAGCCCGTCTTTTGGCATTGGCCGACGGCATGGGCGGTCATGCCGCCGGCGAGGTCGCCTCTCAGCTGGTCATCGCCGCATTGGCGCCGCTCGACGACGACGAACCCGGTGGCGACCTGCTGGACACGCTGGCCGACGCGGTCTACTCAGGTAATGGGGCGATCGCCGATCACGTGCGCGCCGAACCGGAGCTGGACGGAATGGGCACCACCCTGACGGCCTTCCTGTTCGCCGGAAAACGGTTGGGCATGGTGCACATCGGTGACTCGCGCGCCTATCTGATGCGCGACGGTGAGCTGGCCCAGATCTCCAAGGACGACACCTTCGTCCAGACTCTTGTCGACGAGGGGCGCATTACCCCCGAGCAGGCGCACAACCATCCGCAGCGCTCGCTGATCATGCGTGCGCTCACCGGTGCACCCGTCGAACCGACGCTCATCATGCGTGAGGCGCAGGCCGGGGACAGATACCTGCTCTGTTCGGACGGACTCTCCGACCCGGTCAGTCACGAAACCATCGCCGAGGCGTTGGAAATCCCCGATGTCTCCGCCGCGGCCGACAGGCTCATCGAGCTCGCCCTGCGCAGCGGGGGACCCGACAACGTCACCGTGGTCGTCGCCGATGTCGTGGAGCTGGACTACGGGCAGACCCGGCCGATCGTGGCGGGGGCGATATCCGCCGATGACGACACCGACACCCCTCCGCCGAACACGGCGGCCGGGCGCGCCGCCGCCATTCAGCGCACCCTCAAAGAGCCGGAGCCGGCCGAGGATGAATCCGATTCCGACACAACCGATTCCGATCCGGCTAAGCCCAAGAAGCGCCGGCTGCGCTGGTTGATCGCGGCGGTGCTCGTGGTCTTGATCGCGCTGTCCGGACTGGCGATCGGCCGCCGCGTGGTGCTGAACAACTACTACGTGAGCGCCCATGAGGGCAACGTCTCCATCATGCAGGGCGTCCAGGGCTCACTCCTCGGTTATCGACTACAGCGGCCCGACCTCGTCGGTTGCCTCGACAGCCGTGGGGACATGTCGCTGGTGAGCTACGGCGAACCCGCATCCGGCCTGTCCTGCAAGTACTTCAAGGTGTCAGACCTGCGGCCGTCCGAGCGACAGCAGGTCGAAGCCGGCCTGCCCGGTGGCACCCTGGACCAGGCGATCGGCCAGTTGCGTCAGCTCACCAAGAACGCGCTGCCACCGTGCGCGCCGCCCGCCCCCAAGACCCCGCCACCCGCGCCGACCACCGCCGGACGCACCCCGTCCACCACATCCGGCTCCGCCGCCGCCACCACGACCACCACGCGGCCGTCCCCCACGCCTACGTCCACGACGAGCCCCGGCGCGAGCACCACGCCGACCACAACATCCACTCCTGCGCCGGCGCCCTTGCCGGCGCCACCACAAGAGCCGGGCGTTACCTGCCGGACCGTGTCATGA
- the crgA gene encoding cell division protein CrgA: MPKSKVRKKSAFNATTVSRTPVKVKAGPSSVWFVALFLTLMLIGLAWLMVFQLAAQHITWMLDLGPWNYAIAFAFMITGLLLTMRWR, from the coding sequence ATGCCCAAGTCCAAGGTCCGCAAGAAGTCCGCGTTCAACGCGACCACCGTTAGCCGCACCCCGGTCAAGGTGAAGGCCGGTCCGTCGAGCGTCTGGTTTGTCGCGCTCTTCCTCACCCTCATGCTCATCGGCCTGGCCTGGCTGATGGTGTTCCAGCTCGCCGCCCAGCACATCACCTGGATGCTGGATCTGGGCCCGTGGAATTACGCCATCGCGTTTGCCTTCATGATCACCGGGCTGCTGCTGACCATGCGGTGGCGGTGA
- the pknB gene encoding Stk1 family PASTA domain-containing Ser/Thr kinase — protein sequence MSTPQHLSDRYELGEILGYGGMSEVHLARDQRLNRDVAIKVLRADLARDPSFYLRFRREAQNAAALNHPAIVAVYDTGEAETPTGPLPYIVMEYVDGITLRDIVKDDGPMPIRRAIEVIADSCQALNFSHQHGIIHRDVKPANIMISKTGAVKVMDFGIARAVSDAGVSVTQTAAVIGTAQYLSPEQARGETVDARSDVYSLGCVLYELLTGEPPFVGDSPVAVAYQHVREDPVAPSKRNPEIPPGLDSVVLKALSKNPDNRYQNAAEMRTDLMRVYQGEQPEAPKVLTDAERSSMLNTPANSKAYPATGPQTNPLPSHYAEPRRNPLSRWLVGLAALVVLTVVVTFAIILGSGPSRDVQVPDVTGRSQSEAVAALQNLGFKTKIQKNTSSKLAPDKVIDTDPAKGSTVSAGSEVTLNVSIGPESQQVPDCHGLSFGDAVKKLQGAGFKGTFTQSETKSLPEDKGRVMATNPPAGQYSAVTNNITIVVGKGPGEKPAPDLVGQNVDVALKNLPTYGFTAPPTVIPVPSPESKGQILSTNPPAGTMFPEDGVIEIRVSQGGQFRMPNIVGKFWTDAEPMLYQAGWQGGGLSTEDVPSDGGNRARVVSQDPLPGAGVGYNGPIKLRFGAG from the coding sequence ATGAGCACTCCGCAGCACCTCTCGGACCGCTATGAGCTGGGGGAGATCCTCGGCTATGGAGGCATGTCCGAGGTTCACCTGGCGCGCGACCAGCGGTTGAACCGCGACGTCGCGATCAAGGTGCTGCGCGCTGACCTGGCCCGCGACCCCAGCTTCTATCTGCGTTTCCGCCGGGAGGCGCAGAACGCCGCCGCGCTGAACCACCCCGCGATCGTCGCGGTCTACGACACCGGTGAGGCCGAGACGCCCACCGGGCCGCTGCCGTACATCGTCATGGAGTACGTCGACGGCATCACCCTGCGTGACATCGTCAAGGACGACGGCCCCATGCCGATCCGCCGAGCGATCGAAGTCATCGCCGACTCGTGCCAGGCGCTCAATTTCAGCCATCAGCACGGCATCATCCACCGCGACGTCAAGCCCGCCAACATCATGATCAGCAAGACCGGCGCGGTGAAGGTGATGGACTTCGGGATCGCGCGCGCGGTGTCGGACGCCGGTGTCAGCGTCACCCAGACCGCGGCGGTCATCGGTACAGCGCAGTATCTTTCGCCGGAGCAGGCGCGCGGCGAGACCGTGGACGCTCGTTCCGATGTCTACTCGCTGGGCTGCGTCCTATACGAATTGCTCACCGGAGAACCGCCTTTCGTCGGTGATTCACCCGTCGCGGTGGCCTACCAGCACGTACGTGAAGATCCGGTGGCGCCGTCCAAGCGCAACCCGGAGATTCCGCCCGGACTGGATTCCGTTGTGCTCAAGGCACTTTCGAAGAATCCTGATAACAGGTACCAGAACGCCGCCGAGATGCGCACCGACCTGATGCGGGTGTACCAGGGCGAACAACCGGAGGCCCCGAAGGTCCTCACCGACGCCGAGCGCAGCTCGATGCTCAACACCCCTGCCAACTCCAAGGCGTACCCGGCCACCGGGCCCCAGACCAACCCGCTTCCCAGTCATTACGCGGAGCCGCGGCGCAATCCGCTGAGCCGCTGGCTGGTTGGCCTGGCCGCACTGGTGGTGCTCACCGTGGTGGTCACCTTCGCCATCATCTTGGGCAGCGGGCCCTCGCGCGATGTTCAGGTTCCGGATGTGACCGGCAGGTCGCAGTCCGAGGCCGTGGCAGCGCTGCAGAACCTCGGTTTCAAGACCAAGATCCAGAAGAACACCAGCTCAAAGCTCGCTCCCGACAAGGTCATCGACACCGACCCCGCGAAGGGCTCCACTGTGTCCGCGGGCTCCGAGGTCACCCTCAACGTGTCCATCGGACCGGAGAGCCAGCAGGTACCCGACTGCCACGGCCTCAGCTTCGGCGACGCGGTGAAGAAGCTTCAGGGCGCTGGTTTCAAGGGCACCTTCACCCAGAGCGAGACCAAGTCGCTGCCCGAAGACAAGGGCCGGGTCATGGCCACCAACCCGCCGGCGGGGCAGTACTCGGCCGTCACCAACAACATCACCATCGTTGTCGGCAAGGGCCCGGGAGAGAAGCCCGCTCCGGATCTTGTCGGCCAGAACGTCGACGTCGCCCTCAAGAACCTGCCCACCTACGGCTTTACCGCACCACCCACCGTGATCCCCGTTCCCAGTCCGGAATCGAAGGGTCAGATCCTGAGCACGAATCCGCCGGCCGGAACCATGTTCCCCGAGGACGGGGTCATCGAAATCCGGGTCTCCCAGGGCGGGCAGTTCCGCATGCCGAACATCGTGGGCAAGTTCTGGACCGATGCCGAGCCGATGCTGTACCAGGCCGGGTGGCAAGGCGGGGGACTGAGCACCGAGGATGTGCCGTCCGATGGCGGTAACAGAGCTCGCGTGGTCTCTCAGGATCCGCTACCCGGCGCGGGTGTCGGATACAACGGACCGATCAAGCTGCGCTTCGGCGCGGGCTAG
- a CDS encoding penicillin-binding transpeptidase domain-containing protein yields the protein MNTSIRRVSLVVMGLVVLLLANATLTQVFTAPGLRADPRNQRVLLDEYSRQRGQISASGQLLASSVATDSRFRFLRQYADPLVYAPITGFYSLNYSSAGLERAEDSVLNGSDPRLFGRRLADFFTGRDPRGGSVVTTIRPDVQQAAYDAMHRGCKNGCRGSVVALEPSTGKILAMVSTPSYDPNLLASQDSAQENEAWKRLQDDPAQPMLNRAISQTYPPGSTFKVITTAAALADGKTVNTEVTASPTIFLPGSNATLENYNRASCGGGDNTTLKEAFARSCNTAFAKLGSEQLKRDKLVKAAQAFGLDHELDGIPLQVATSTVGPMSDDAAVAMSSIGQKDVAVTPLQNAMVAAAVANKGLLMQPHLVDSLKGPDLSNLSTTTPDDIGQAVTPAIANTLTELMIASEQRTAQTGAIPSVQIASKTGTAEHGTDPRNTPPHAWYIAFAPASSATTDPQATPVTPQVAIAVLVEDGGDRALAATGGSVAAPIGRQVIAAALQGAS from the coding sequence ATGAACACATCGATCCGCCGGGTGTCTCTCGTCGTCATGGGATTGGTCGTGCTGCTGCTTGCCAATGCCACCCTCACCCAGGTGTTCACAGCGCCCGGGCTGCGAGCCGACCCGCGCAATCAACGGGTGCTGCTCGACGAGTACTCGCGCCAGCGGGGACAGATTTCGGCCAGTGGGCAGCTGCTCGCCTCCTCGGTGGCCACCGACAGCCGCTTCCGGTTCCTGCGGCAGTACGCGGACCCGCTGGTGTACGCACCCATCACCGGCTTCTACTCGCTCAACTACTCGAGCGCCGGATTGGAGCGCGCCGAGGACAGCGTGCTCAACGGATCCGACCCTCGGCTGTTCGGTCGGCGGCTCGCGGACTTCTTCACGGGCCGCGACCCCCGCGGCGGCAGCGTGGTCACCACGATTCGCCCCGATGTGCAGCAGGCCGCCTACGACGCCATGCACCGTGGGTGCAAGAACGGCTGCCGCGGCTCGGTGGTCGCGCTCGAGCCCTCCACCGGAAAGATCCTCGCGATGGTGTCGACGCCCTCCTACGACCCCAATCTGCTCGCCAGTCAGGATTCCGCGCAGGAGAACGAGGCCTGGAAGCGGCTGCAGGACGACCCCGCGCAACCGATGCTGAATCGCGCCATTTCGCAGACGTACCCGCCCGGCTCGACCTTCAAGGTGATCACTACCGCGGCGGCACTGGCAGATGGCAAGACGGTCAACACCGAGGTGACCGCGTCGCCGACCATCTTCCTGCCGGGGAGCAACGCAACCCTGGAGAACTACAACAGAGCCTCCTGTGGCGGTGGCGACAACACCACGCTGAAGGAGGCCTTCGCGCGCTCCTGCAACACCGCCTTCGCCAAACTCGGATCCGAACAACTCAAGCGCGACAAGCTGGTCAAGGCCGCGCAGGCGTTCGGTCTCGACCACGAGCTCGACGGCATTCCGCTCCAGGTGGCTACCTCCACTGTCGGGCCGATGTCCGACGACGCGGCCGTCGCGATGTCGAGCATCGGGCAAAAGGATGTCGCGGTGACCCCGCTGCAGAACGCGATGGTTGCCGCGGCAGTCGCCAACAAGGGCCTGCTGATGCAGCCGCACCTGGTCGATAGCCTTAAGGGCCCAGACCTTTCGAATCTGTCCACCACCACCCCGGATGACATCGGCCAAGCCGTGACACCCGCTATCGCGAACACATTGACCGAACTGATGATTGCCTCAGAACAGCGCACCGCGCAGACCGGTGCCATCCCCAGCGTGCAGATCGCATCCAAGACCGGCACCGCCGAGCACGGCACCGATCCGCGCAACACCCCGCCGCACGCGTGGTACATCGCCTTCGCTCCCGCGTCCAGCGCCACAACTGATCCTCAGGCCACGCCGGTCACCCCCCAGGTGGCCATCGCGGTACTCGTCGAAGACGGCGGAGACCGCGCACTGGCGGCCACCGGCGGCTCCGTCGCCGCACCCATCGGGCGACAGGTCATCGCCGCAGCACTACAGGGAGCCTCATGA
- a CDS encoding FtsW/RodA/SpoVE family cell cycle protein, with protein sequence MTTAPQTAVVARGAGTAPPPQSTRRSAELGLLGFAAAITTVALILVEANLERGLSLDLLKYGLAYLVLFMLAHLGIRRYAPYADPLLLPCVALLNGLGLVMIHRLDLAKVAAGDGTETLEANAQVLWTLVGVAALVGVLAAVKDHRVLARYGYTFGIVGIVLLAIPALLPSSASERNGAKIWIELPFLSIQPAEAAKILLLVFFAAFLMTKRDLFRTAGRSYWGVESPRARDLGPLLAVWAISVGVMVFEKDLGTSLLLYTSFLTVLYIATARISWVLIGLGLFVVGAFLAYFLFAHVRVRVETWLDPFADADGNGYQMMQSLFSFATGGIFGTGLGNGQPGTVPAASTDFIIAAIGEELGLVGLAGVLLVFTILIVRGFRTALAVRDSFGKLLACGLSAALALQLFIVVGGVTKLIPLTGLTTPWISYGGSSLVSNYVLLAILLRISHIARRPLTTNSAPNAAPIAEARTDLIDRV encoded by the coding sequence ATGACGACGGCGCCCCAAACCGCTGTAGTGGCCCGTGGGGCAGGCACCGCGCCACCGCCCCAATCCACACGACGCAGTGCGGAGTTGGGGCTACTCGGCTTCGCCGCCGCGATCACCACCGTCGCCCTGATCCTCGTCGAGGCCAACCTCGAACGCGGTCTGTCACTGGACCTGCTGAAGTACGGCCTTGCGTACCTCGTCCTGTTTATGTTGGCGCACCTGGGAATTCGCCGCTACGCCCCGTACGCCGATCCGCTGCTATTGCCCTGTGTCGCGCTGCTCAACGGCCTCGGACTCGTCATGATCCATCGCCTGGACCTGGCAAAGGTGGCCGCCGGTGACGGCACCGAGACCCTGGAAGCCAACGCGCAGGTGCTATGGACGCTGGTCGGTGTCGCGGCACTTGTCGGTGTGCTGGCTGCCGTCAAGGACCACCGCGTGCTGGCGCGATACGGGTACACCTTCGGGATCGTCGGCATCGTCTTACTGGCCATCCCGGCGCTGCTGCCATCCTCGGCCTCGGAAAGAAATGGCGCCAAGATCTGGATCGAGTTGCCGTTCTTGTCGATTCAGCCCGCCGAGGCTGCCAAGATCCTGTTGCTGGTGTTCTTTGCCGCCTTCTTGATGACGAAACGCGACCTATTCCGCACCGCCGGCCGCAGCTACTGGGGCGTGGAGTCGCCTCGGGCCAGGGACCTCGGCCCGCTGCTGGCGGTATGGGCAATCTCGGTCGGAGTCATGGTCTTTGAGAAAGACCTGGGCACCTCATTGCTGCTCTACACCTCGTTCCTGACGGTGCTGTACATCGCCACGGCACGGATCAGCTGGGTGCTGATCGGGCTTGGTCTCTTCGTCGTCGGCGCGTTCCTCGCGTACTTTCTGTTTGCGCATGTGCGCGTGCGCGTCGAAACCTGGCTCGACCCCTTCGCCGACGCGGACGGTAACGGGTATCAGATGATGCAGTCGCTGTTCAGCTTCGCCACCGGAGGCATCTTCGGCACCGGCCTCGGAAACGGCCAGCCGGGCACGGTTCCGGCCGCCTCAACGGATTTCATCATCGCCGCAATCGGTGAGGAACTCGGACTGGTGGGCCTGGCCGGGGTACTGCTGGTGTTCACCATCCTGATCGTCCGTGGCTTCCGCACCGCGCTGGCGGTGCGGGACAGCTTCGGCAAGCTGCTCGCCTGCGGGCTGTCGGCGGCACTGGCGCTGCAACTGTTCATCGTCGTCGGCGGTGTCACCAAACTGATCCCGCTGACGGGACTCACCACACCCTGGATCTCCTATGGCGGGTCGTCGCTGGTGTCCAACTACGTGCTGCTGGCCATCCTGCTGCGCATATCGCACATCGCCCGCCGGCCGCTCACCACTAATTCCGCGCCCAACGCCGCCCCCATCGCGGAGGCCCGCACAGACCTGATCGATCGCGTATGA